A stretch of DNA from Oceaniferula marina:
CGTCCATATGCGATTTGTCCAATATTTTTTGCAGAACGTAAAGCACACCGGCAGCGAGCATGCGCCGACATACGAATTAAAGTTACAATGTCGTTAAATGGTTACCTGTCGCAAACTCGACAGCTACTAGCTGTCGGGTGCTGCGACTTGTTCGCTTAGTTGATTATCCATCGGATGACGGTCCAGAGGCCAATGCCAGATAAAGAGATCACGGCAGCTGCGGCGAGAGCACAACCAGTAGCGACCCACCACCCCCCGGCATCTGAGTAAACCTTTGAGAGATCCTCTGGTGCACCAAGCTCCTCAAGCTTGCGTCGTGAATACTCTGGGAGCTCTGAAAGTCTAGAAACGCCTGCAGAAGGGGACGACATCAATATACTCTTGTATCCGCCAGTCGACGACTTAGCGAGAAACGCCTCAACTGGCGCTCGATGTTCGTCCTCGAGTATATCGATGGAAAAGAAAAGATAACGTCCCGCCTGTGCGGGTTCATCAAGCGCAAGAAGGACATCTGCGTATGCTCGAAAAAGCCGAGGAGAATAACCATAGTTCCCGAGGCTCGATCTCAAGATCTCTTTGGCTCGGCGGACGTTGCCCGCATCAAGTTCAACTCTCGCCTTCTCTATTGTCTTCTCAACGGGCATTTTTTTTAGCGAACGTAAAGCTCACCGGCGGAGAGTGGCGGGATACTTCACTGTGTTTGAATGGTTTAAACGACCAGAAAATCTGGCTGCGCAGCTACTCTCCGTCGGGTGCAGCGACTTGTTATGCTTGTTGTTTTTTTAGGCAGGATTTGTTGCTGACTGGGCGATCCAGCGACATAGACCGCCAGAACTCGCAGCCAATTCCTTAATGCGGCTTAAAGCCATAATCCACTCATCTAATGTTCTCTGCGCGCAGAATCCATCCGAATTAAGGCGTTCATCAATGTCGCGGAGGACGTCTTCACGATAATCATGAAGATAGCATATTATCTCAGATGCGGCTGATATACACCACTCGGCTTGTCCATCCTTCCAAGTATCTTTGCAATGAGGCAAACGCCAAATCCAATCGCCTGTGCTTTCTGAAAAGTCATGATTAACGAGAATGGAAATAGCTTTTAAGCTTGGGGGTAATAA
This window harbors:
- a CDS encoding DUF6584 family protein — translated: MPVEKTIEKARVELDAGNVRRAKEILRSSLGNYGYSPRLFRAYADVLLALDEPAQAGRYLFFSIDILEDEHRAPVEAFLAKSSTGGYKSILMSSPSAGVSRLSELPEYSRRKLEELGAPEDLSKVYSDAGGWWVATGCALAAAAVISLSGIGLWTVIRWIIN